The proteins below come from a single Nocardiopsis gilva YIM 90087 genomic window:
- a CDS encoding TetR/AcrR family transcriptional regulator yields the protein MSPHQRREDLIATALRVFAERSPDSVTPEDIAEAADVSRTLVYRYFPNMTELRTAALRSAMDELAPMLVPPSDLPLLEQLRTALRAFIDFADRYAPAYVALLRGGSKVASDHTESVIDEVRDQVLRLLLQRSGIEHPSPRVLLAMRCWISSVESALLIWLKERPMSEAELADWLLDQLLAMLGASGAGEVELEALTATIGSADG from the coding sequence ATGTCCCCCCACCAGCGCCGGGAAGACCTGATCGCGACAGCGCTGCGCGTGTTCGCCGAGCGCTCCCCCGACAGCGTGACCCCCGAGGACATCGCCGAGGCCGCCGACGTCTCGCGCACCCTGGTCTACCGCTACTTTCCGAACATGACCGAGCTGCGCACCGCCGCACTGCGCAGCGCCATGGACGAACTGGCCCCGATGCTCGTCCCGCCGTCGGACCTGCCGCTGCTGGAACAGCTCCGCACGGCGCTGCGGGCGTTCATCGACTTCGCCGACCGGTACGCCCCCGCCTATGTGGCCCTGCTGCGCGGCGGCTCCAAGGTCGCCAGCGACCACACCGAATCCGTCATCGACGAGGTCCGAGACCAGGTACTGCGGCTGCTCCTCCAGCGCTCCGGCATCGAGCACCCGTCGCCGCGTGTCCTGCTGGCGATGCGCTGCTGGATCTCCTCGGTGGAATCCGCCCTGCTTATCTGGCTCAAGGAACGCCCGATGTCCGAGGCGGAACTGGCCGACTGGCTCCTCGACCAACTCCTGGCCATGCTCGGCGCCTCCGGCGCCGGAGAGGTGGAGCTGGAGGCACTTACCGCCACCATTGGTTCGGCCGACGGTTAG
- a CDS encoding PDR/VanB family oxidoreductase translates to MKHSEEKYADPPYPRDPRGRPDRFYRTLERLVPALERVSAMIGTASPPSPVDRDLEVTVARIDRPAEGVAALTLKPVGGAPLPAWQPGCHVDVVLPSGRVRQYSLCGDPADRGRYRIAVRRIPDGRGSGEVHELADGARLTLRGPRNAFPFARSERYLFVAGGIGITPILPMVRAAAHRRAEFCFVYTGRSRATMPFLDELPSVPGGDSGSRIDIRPDDELGQPDAETLVGDVAPGTAVYVCGPPPLIAAVRSALPDRPDIPLFWERFSPPPIVDGTAFEVELARSGQVLRVPADRTALDVISDVRPETPYSCRQGFCGTCRVRLLSGPADHRDRPTGGSSRREEIAICVSRSQGGRLRLDI, encoded by the coding sequence GTGAAGCACAGCGAAGAGAAGTACGCCGACCCGCCCTATCCGCGCGACCCGCGCGGGCGACCGGACCGGTTCTACCGGACCCTGGAGCGCCTCGTTCCGGCGCTGGAGCGGGTATCCGCGATGATCGGCACGGCGTCGCCGCCGTCCCCCGTCGACCGCGACCTGGAGGTCACCGTCGCGCGGATCGACCGGCCCGCCGAGGGCGTCGCCGCTCTGACCCTGAAGCCGGTCGGCGGCGCTCCCCTGCCCGCCTGGCAGCCGGGCTGTCACGTGGACGTCGTCCTACCGTCGGGACGCGTCCGCCAGTACTCCCTGTGCGGGGACCCGGCCGACCGCGGCCGGTACCGCATCGCGGTGCGGCGCATCCCGGACGGACGGGGATCGGGCGAGGTGCACGAGCTGGCCGACGGCGCCCGGCTGACGCTGCGGGGGCCGCGCAACGCCTTCCCGTTCGCCCGCTCCGAGCGCTACCTGTTCGTCGCCGGCGGCATCGGTATCACCCCGATCCTGCCGATGGTGCGCGCGGCGGCGCACCGCCGCGCGGAGTTCTGCTTCGTCTACACCGGGCGGTCCCGCGCCACCATGCCGTTCCTCGACGAGCTGCCGTCGGTCCCCGGTGGTGACTCCGGTTCACGGATCGACATCCGGCCGGACGACGAGCTCGGCCAACCCGACGCCGAGACTCTGGTCGGGGACGTCGCACCGGGCACGGCGGTGTATGTGTGCGGCCCTCCGCCGCTCATCGCGGCGGTGCGGAGCGCCCTTCCCGACCGCCCCGACATCCCCCTGTTCTGGGAGCGCTTCTCGCCGCCACCGATCGTCGACGGCACCGCGTTCGAGGTCGAACTGGCGCGCTCCGGCCAGGTGCTGCGGGTGCCCGCCGACCGCACCGCGCTGGACGTGATCTCCGACGTGCGGCCCGAGACCCCCTACTCCTGCCGCCAGGGCTTCTGCGGCACCTGCCGGGTGCGGCTGCTGTCCGGTCCGGCCGACCACCGCGACCGTCCGACCGGTGGTTCCTCGCGCCGGGAGGAGATCGCGATCTGCGTGTCCCGCAGCCAGGGCGGGCGGTTGCGCCTGGACATATGA
- a CDS encoding AfsR/SARP family transcriptional regulator, translated as MTWTMGVEHHWDFRLLGPLRVDCAGRHVALRSAKQQVLLAALLLRAGDVVSTDELIDTLWGERPPGGARSTLQAHVMRLRRSLRGGDLISTAQGGYVIRVDPAHLDVSRFHELRWQAATAAETGDREQEARLLTEALTLWRGPALAGLDSERLRPAAAGLDEQRWATAERRNDMELELGRHDQLIDELGVLVTEQPLRERFWAQLMRALHLSGRQAQALDAYRRASEVLAEELGVDPNAELRELHLAVLADSTEPVSAPVRRAPPESASEPIREGLCHLPPAVADFSGREADVELLHSALAAEGRCFRVHTITGQGGAGKTSLAVHVAHRVREHHPDGQFYLDLRGTEPNPVRPAEALDRLLRGLGTPGSAIPTSLDHRIDLYRERLADRRVLVILDNAADEAQVRPLLPGTSASSMLVTSRGVLAGLEAAQVVRLDVLPLEDALELLRQAVGEARVAAEPEAAAGIAEYCGRLPLALRVAAARLVARPHWRLAQLASRLSDERRRFDELRVGDLDVRASLASSYDGLEARERCAFRLLSLQDAPDFPAWVAAPLLGVGLERAEDVVEALVDARLVEYVGRDALGQARYRLHDLLRVFGREAAEGEHAEHPGSRIGALFEVWRELAERANAALPQHGPRLHDAPQVISGTARTLGSRLVDGNEAAWFDAEWHGLRAVVEQSVQLGLHDQAARIAAASAAFCDLRARFDDWDRVNDIGVAELRRGGDADPRAEAVLLLQRGLLRGRQHRFDEAAADFERARDGFTRAGDAAGAGHAWHGIGWMHEWQGRQDAARLCHQRAMANLVDVGDPQGKLEVLCSLGAIERRSGAFDVSADLLDRACRLAECESDKQARLAAVLERGRLHQAMGEVAEARRLVEESLALAQGLHDPDMTANIRLLLADIQLMAGSTEAAREQIDRALAFFEEKGERVGSAWAWRLLAEVALVSGDTGTGLELAERAVAATAGLHLPHEYARALRQQGRGLALAGRLEEAERSRRMAVAVFEESGFHSEAAAVRGESERLAADR; from the coding sequence GTGACCTGGACGATGGGCGTGGAACACCATTGGGATTTCCGCCTGCTCGGTCCCCTGCGCGTGGATTGCGCTGGTCGACACGTCGCCCTCCGATCCGCCAAGCAGCAGGTGCTGCTCGCCGCACTGCTGCTGCGGGCCGGTGACGTGGTGTCGACCGATGAGCTGATCGACACCCTCTGGGGCGAGCGCCCACCCGGCGGCGCCCGCTCGACACTGCAGGCGCACGTGATGCGGCTCCGCCGCTCCCTGCGCGGCGGCGACCTCATCAGCACGGCCCAGGGCGGTTACGTGATCCGGGTCGACCCGGCCCACCTCGACGTCTCCCGGTTCCACGAGCTGCGGTGGCAGGCGGCCACGGCCGCGGAGACCGGAGACCGGGAGCAGGAGGCCCGGCTGCTGACCGAAGCGCTCACTCTGTGGCGCGGCCCCGCCCTGGCCGGATTGGACTCCGAACGGCTGCGCCCGGCCGCGGCCGGGCTGGATGAGCAGCGCTGGGCGACCGCCGAGCGCCGCAACGACATGGAGCTGGAGCTGGGGCGGCACGACCAGCTCATCGACGAGCTCGGCGTACTCGTCACCGAGCAGCCGCTGCGCGAGCGGTTCTGGGCGCAGCTGATGCGCGCCCTGCACCTGAGCGGACGGCAGGCCCAGGCCCTCGATGCCTATCGTCGTGCCAGTGAGGTCCTCGCCGAGGAACTCGGCGTCGACCCCAACGCGGAGCTGCGCGAACTTCACCTGGCCGTCCTCGCGGACTCGACCGAGCCGGTCAGCGCCCCCGTGCGCCGGGCGCCGCCGGAGTCGGCGAGCGAGCCGATCCGCGAAGGGCTCTGCCATCTCCCGCCCGCCGTGGCCGACTTCTCCGGACGCGAAGCGGACGTGGAGCTGCTGCACTCGGCCCTCGCGGCCGAGGGCCGGTGCTTCCGGGTCCACACGATCACCGGCCAGGGCGGCGCCGGCAAGACGAGCCTCGCCGTGCACGTCGCCCACCGTGTGCGGGAGCACCACCCGGACGGGCAGTTCTACCTCGACCTGCGCGGCACCGAGCCGAACCCGGTGCGGCCGGCCGAGGCCCTGGACCGACTGCTGCGCGGGCTCGGCACGCCCGGTTCCGCCATCCCGACGTCCCTGGACCACCGCATCGACCTGTACCGGGAGCGGCTGGCCGACCGCCGGGTCCTGGTTATCCTGGACAACGCCGCCGACGAGGCCCAGGTCCGCCCGCTGCTGCCGGGAACGTCCGCGTCCTCGATGCTCGTGACCAGCCGCGGTGTCCTGGCCGGTCTGGAGGCGGCACAGGTGGTGCGGCTCGACGTGCTGCCGCTCGAAGACGCTCTGGAACTGCTCCGCCAGGCTGTCGGCGAGGCCCGCGTGGCGGCCGAACCCGAGGCGGCGGCCGGGATCGCCGAGTACTGCGGTCGGCTCCCCCTGGCGCTGCGCGTGGCGGCGGCCCGTCTGGTGGCCCGCCCGCACTGGCGGCTGGCCCAACTGGCCTCCCGCCTCTCCGACGAGCGCCGCCGCTTCGATGAGCTGCGGGTGGGCGACCTGGACGTGCGGGCCAGCCTCGCCTCCAGCTACGACGGGTTGGAGGCCCGTGAGCGCTGCGCGTTCCGGCTCCTCTCCCTCCAGGACGCGCCCGACTTCCCGGCGTGGGTCGCCGCACCCCTGCTCGGCGTGGGGCTGGAGCGGGCGGAGGACGTCGTGGAGGCGCTGGTCGACGCCCGCCTCGTCGAGTATGTGGGGCGGGACGCCCTCGGCCAGGCCCGGTACCGGCTGCACGACCTCCTCCGGGTGTTCGGGCGGGAGGCCGCCGAGGGGGAGCACGCCGAGCACCCCGGAAGCCGGATCGGTGCCCTCTTCGAGGTCTGGCGCGAGCTGGCCGAACGCGCGAACGCCGCCCTGCCCCAGCACGGGCCGCGGCTGCACGACGCACCCCAGGTCATCAGCGGGACGGCGCGGACGCTGGGGTCCCGACTGGTGGACGGGAACGAAGCCGCATGGTTCGACGCGGAGTGGCACGGCCTGCGGGCGGTCGTGGAGCAGAGCGTTCAGCTCGGCCTGCACGACCAGGCCGCGCGGATCGCCGCCGCCTCGGCGGCCTTCTGCGACCTGCGCGCCCGGTTCGACGACTGGGACCGGGTCAATGACATCGGCGTGGCGGAGCTCCGGCGCGGCGGTGATGCCGACCCCCGCGCCGAGGCGGTGCTGCTCCTCCAGCGCGGCCTGCTTCGCGGGCGCCAGCACCGGTTCGATGAGGCGGCCGCGGACTTCGAGCGGGCCCGGGACGGTTTCACGCGTGCGGGCGACGCCGCCGGCGCCGGGCACGCCTGGCACGGCATCGGGTGGATGCACGAGTGGCAGGGGCGCCAGGACGCGGCACGCCTGTGCCACCAGCGGGCGATGGCCAACCTGGTGGATGTCGGCGACCCACAGGGCAAGCTGGAGGTGCTGTGCTCACTCGGTGCGATCGAGCGCCGCTCGGGAGCGTTCGACGTGTCCGCCGACCTCCTCGATCGAGCCTGTCGACTGGCGGAGTGCGAGTCGGACAAGCAGGCCAGGCTGGCGGCCGTCCTGGAACGCGGGCGCCTGCACCAGGCCATGGGCGAGGTGGCGGAGGCGCGCCGGCTCGTCGAGGAGAGCCTGGCCCTAGCCCAGGGGCTCCACGACCCTGACATGACCGCCAACATCCGGCTGCTCCTCGCCGACATCCAGCTCATGGCGGGGAGCACCGAGGCGGCCCGCGAGCAGATCGATCGGGCGCTGGCCTTCTTCGAGGAGAAGGGCGAGCGCGTCGGTAGCGCGTGGGCGTGGCGGCTGCTCGCCGAGGTCGCGCTGGTGTCCGGGGACACCGGCACCGGGCTGGAGCTGGCCGAGCGGGCGGTAGCGGCGACGGCCGGCCTGCATCTGCCGCACGAGTACGCGCGGGCCCTGCGCCAGCAGGGGCGGGGACTGGCCCTTGCCGGTCGGCTCGAGGAGGCGGAGCGGAGTCGGCGGATGGCCGTCGCGGTGTTCGAGGAGTCCGGGTTCCACAGCGAGGCCGCCGCGGTCCGTGGCGAATCGGAGCGGCTCGCCGCTGACCGGTGA
- a CDS encoding SDR family oxidoreductase has translation MSTPHDVQHVWTADGLRLAVYTHGDPAAPTVLCVHGYPDNASVWDAVAERLADRYHVVTYDVRGAGASTAPRERSGYRMERLADDVVRVADAVSPDRPVHLLAHDWGSLQSWHAVTDERLASRFASYTSISGPCLDHVAHWIRSGLRAGNPGRLLSQSAHSTYIGFFHLPVLPELSWLTGIGGLVLGAAERVGESGRPRVRARRAMRDFLNGLDLYRANMRDHLRSPGRRRTSVPVQVLAPTREAFMPDGAQTAAAEWVPDFRFHRLNGGHWAPRTRPDVVALRVGELIEEVESGRAPATRATPRPRRFAGQLAVVTGAGGGIGRATAFELAEQGARIIAVDINEETAARTAELASLLGPGAASYRLDVADGAAMDRFAKWVRSEHGVPDIVVNNAGIGIGGSFIGTTPADWERAIDVNLWGVIHGCRAFAPMMVENGGGGRIVNTASAAAYLPSRAYPAYATTKAAVLMLSRCLRGELADHDILVTAVCPGVINTGIIAATHFAGTDDCAATAARERLARLYRMRGYTPEQAARRIVNAVDRGPELLPITSEAHGGLLLSRLAPGVLRAAARKAPPIE, from the coding sequence ATGAGTACCCCCCACGATGTCCAGCACGTGTGGACCGCCGACGGCCTGCGCTTGGCCGTCTACACCCACGGCGACCCCGCCGCCCCCACCGTGCTGTGCGTGCACGGCTACCCCGACAACGCGTCGGTCTGGGACGCCGTCGCCGAGCGGCTGGCCGACCGGTACCACGTCGTCACCTACGACGTGCGCGGCGCCGGGGCCTCGACCGCGCCGCGTGAGCGCTCCGGGTACCGGATGGAGCGGCTGGCCGACGACGTCGTCCGGGTGGCCGACGCCGTCAGCCCCGACCGGCCGGTGCACCTGCTCGCGCACGACTGGGGATCGCTCCAGTCCTGGCACGCCGTCACCGACGAGCGCCTCGCCTCCCGGTTCGCCTCCTACACCTCGATCTCCGGCCCGTGCCTGGACCACGTCGCGCACTGGATCCGCTCCGGCCTGCGCGCCGGAAACCCGGGGCGGCTGCTCAGCCAGAGCGCGCACTCCACCTACATCGGTTTCTTCCACCTGCCCGTGCTGCCCGAGCTGTCGTGGCTCACCGGCATCGGCGGGCTGGTGCTCGGCGCGGCCGAGCGGGTCGGCGAGTCCGGACGCCCGCGTGTACGCGCCCGGCGCGCGATGCGCGACTTCCTCAACGGCCTCGACCTCTACCGGGCCAACATGCGCGATCACCTGCGCAGCCCTGGCCGACGCCGCACCTCGGTCCCCGTCCAGGTCCTCGCCCCCACCCGCGAAGCCTTCATGCCCGACGGTGCGCAGACCGCCGCCGCGGAATGGGTCCCGGACTTCCGCTTCCACCGGCTCAACGGCGGCCACTGGGCGCCCCGCACCCGCCCCGATGTCGTCGCGCTGCGGGTGGGCGAGCTCATCGAGGAGGTCGAGAGCGGGCGCGCCCCCGCAACCCGCGCCACCCCGCGTCCGCGCCGGTTCGCCGGGCAGCTCGCGGTCGTCACCGGGGCGGGCGGCGGCATCGGCCGTGCCACCGCCTTCGAACTGGCTGAACAGGGTGCGCGGATCATCGCCGTCGACATCAACGAGGAGACGGCCGCGCGCACCGCCGAGCTCGCCTCCCTGCTCGGTCCCGGGGCCGCGTCCTACCGGCTCGACGTCGCCGACGGCGCGGCCATGGACCGCTTCGCCAAGTGGGTGCGTTCGGAACACGGGGTGCCCGACATCGTCGTCAACAACGCCGGGATCGGCATCGGCGGATCGTTCATCGGCACCACCCCCGCCGACTGGGAGCGCGCCATCGACGTCAACCTGTGGGGCGTCATCCACGGGTGCCGCGCGTTCGCCCCGATGATGGTGGAGAACGGCGGGGGCGGGCGGATCGTCAACACCGCGTCGGCCGCGGCCTACCTGCCTTCCCGCGCCTACCCCGCCTATGCCACCACCAAGGCGGCGGTGCTGATGCTGAGCCGCTGCCTGCGCGGCGAACTCGCCGACCACGACATCTTGGTCACCGCCGTGTGCCCCGGTGTCATCAACACCGGGATCATCGCCGCCACCCACTTCGCCGGGACCGACGACTGCGCCGCCACGGCCGCCAGGGAGCGCCTCGCGCGGCTCTACCGGATGCGCGGCTACACCCCGGAGCAGGCGGCACGGCGCATCGTGAACGCGGTCGACCGCGGCCCGGAGCTGCTGCCGATCACGAGCGAGGCCCACGGCGGCCTCCTGCTGTCCCGCCTGGCCCCGGGGGTGCTGCGCGCCGCCGCCAGGAAGGCGCCCCCAATCGAATAG
- a CDS encoding type II toxin-antitoxin system RelE family toxin — MRPTSQRPRPREKNPESGFPRTSSGRSSAYDVQRAVHSGGGISVPRDAVTRLRKAIDALTHAPRPPGVKKLVGGRGEYRIRVGHYRIVYELHDDVLVIEVISLGHRREIYRRER, encoded by the coding sequence ATGCGGCCGACATCGCAGCGGCCCAGGCCGCGCGAGAAGAACCCGGAGAGCGGATTCCCGCGGACCAGCTCTGGGCGGAGCTCGGCGTATGACGTGCAGCGTGCAGTTCACTCCGGCGGCGGCATAAGCGTCCCGCGGGACGCTGTTACCCGGCTGCGGAAGGCAATCGATGCTCTGACACATGCCCCTCGACCTCCGGGGGTCAAGAAGTTGGTGGGTGGGCGTGGTGAGTATCGAATTCGGGTCGGTCACTATCGGATCGTCTACGAACTGCATGACGATGTACTCGTAATCGAAGTGATCAGCCTCGGCCACCGGCGCGAGATTTATCGGCGGGAACGTTAG
- a CDS encoding M24 family metallopeptidase: MSHTTVTNATDMARFRELQQLAYAAAASVAATLEPGVTERQAARRIRTWLEERGVQDWFHTPFAWFGDRTAFRNFRVPLQFFPTGRRLEEGMPFILDCAPVRDGYVADIGFAGCLGDNPVHDRLMDDLAAYRDLIVREVRAQRPLREIYQEVDALITRQGYDNRHQVYPGRVIAHQVAKVHSRLPKAIVAGFGIRSLQTLFGDLIVERMHHRSPLWADGKISQHPATPGLWAVEPHIGFRGVGVKFEEILVVTEDDAYWLDDDLPHVRRWAGSPSEAKPVEAEPVEAAPAEAAGTDTTAAPAEKRDATP; the protein is encoded by the coding sequence ATGTCCCACACTACTGTGACGAACGCCACCGACATGGCGCGCTTCCGTGAGCTCCAACAGCTCGCCTACGCGGCCGCCGCATCGGTCGCGGCCACCCTCGAACCGGGGGTCACCGAACGCCAGGCGGCCCGCCGCATCCGCACCTGGCTGGAGGAGCGGGGCGTGCAGGACTGGTTCCACACCCCCTTCGCCTGGTTCGGCGACCGCACCGCCTTCCGGAACTTCCGGGTGCCCCTGCAGTTCTTCCCCACCGGCCGCCGCCTGGAGGAGGGCATGCCCTTCATCCTCGACTGCGCGCCGGTCCGGGACGGCTATGTCGCTGACATCGGCTTCGCGGGGTGCCTCGGCGACAACCCCGTGCACGACCGGCTGATGGACGACCTCGCCGCCTACCGCGACCTGATCGTCCGCGAGGTGCGCGCCCAGCGCCCGCTGCGCGAGATCTACCAGGAGGTCGACGCCCTGATCACCCGGCAGGGCTACGACAACCGGCACCAGGTCTACCCCGGCCGGGTCATCGCCCACCAGGTCGCCAAGGTGCACTCACGCCTGCCCAAGGCGATCGTCGCCGGGTTCGGGATCCGCTCGCTGCAGACCCTGTTCGGCGACCTCATCGTCGAACGCATGCACCACCGCTCCCCCCTGTGGGCCGACGGAAAGATCTCGCAGCACCCGGCGACGCCCGGCCTGTGGGCGGTGGAGCCGCACATCGGCTTCCGCGGCGTCGGCGTGAAGTTCGAGGAGATCCTCGTGGTGACCGAGGACGACGCGTACTGGTTGGACGACGACCTGCCGCACGTCCGCCGCTGGGCGGGCAGCCCAAGCGAGGCGAAACCGGTGGAGGCAGAACCGGTGGAGGCGGCGCCCGCGGAGGCGGCGGGCACGGACACGACCGCGGCACCGGCCGAGAAGAGGGATGCCACCCCATGA
- a CDS encoding M23 family metallopeptidase has product MNLAKALRTALVGAVACASLTGGLALTEGTASAAVKTYPASANLDGRTVKKVDVKVGKQRVSDMYAKGSSVSIVCQSPGEDYAGNNIWDLTTDGVWVPDKYVKTGVDGYVMGKCSSYKSYKAKADLNGRKSKGDSANAPGSVVDKYKAGQSVKVKCQATAKGAIWDKTTDNLWVPDKYLKTGTDDFVQGLPRCDTDGVSAGGGGGDDSGSASNLRTPFDCGQSWTAKTYSKHRPKNAVDFQAPNAHGKNVRSSAPGKVTKVANRGNRSYGRYIVIDHGSGVTTLYAHLSAQSVSVGQRVKTGTIIGKVGNTGGSTGPHLHYEQKKNGTPVRVKLNGVAIKYYGATGIKSSTGC; this is encoded by the coding sequence ATGAATCTCGCGAAAGCACTGCGGACGGCGCTCGTCGGCGCCGTCGCCTGCGCCAGCCTCACCGGCGGGCTCGCGCTCACCGAGGGCACGGCCAGCGCGGCCGTGAAGACCTACCCCGCCTCGGCCAACCTGGACGGCCGGACCGTGAAGAAGGTCGACGTCAAGGTCGGCAAGCAGCGTGTCTCCGACATGTACGCGAAGGGCTCGTCGGTCTCCATCGTCTGCCAGTCCCCGGGCGAGGACTACGCCGGCAACAACATCTGGGACCTGACCACCGACGGCGTGTGGGTGCCCGACAAGTACGTCAAGACCGGCGTCGACGGCTACGTCATGGGCAAGTGCAGCAGCTACAAGTCCTACAAGGCCAAGGCCGACCTCAACGGGCGCAAGAGCAAGGGCGACTCCGCCAACGCGCCGGGTTCCGTTGTCGACAAGTACAAGGCCGGACAGAGCGTCAAGGTCAAGTGCCAGGCCACCGCCAAGGGCGCCATCTGGGACAAGACCACCGACAACCTCTGGGTCCCGGACAAGTACCTCAAGACCGGTACCGATGACTTCGTCCAGGGCCTGCCGCGCTGCGACACCGACGGCGTCTCCGCCGGCGGTGGCGGCGGTGACGACAGCGGGTCGGCCAGCAACCTGCGCACCCCGTTCGACTGCGGCCAGTCCTGGACAGCCAAAACCTACAGCAAGCACAGGCCGAAGAACGCGGTGGACTTCCAGGCGCCGAACGCGCATGGCAAGAACGTCCGCTCCAGTGCCCCTGGCAAGGTGACCAAGGTTGCCAACCGCGGTAACCGGAGCTACGGCCGGTACATCGTTATCGACCACGGCAGCGGCGTCACCACGCTGTACGCGCACCTGAGCGCGCAGAGCGTGAGCGTGGGCCAGCGGGTCAAGACCGGCACCATCATCGGCAAGGTCGGCAACACCGGCGGCTCCACGGGCCCGCACCTGCACTACGAGCAGAAGAAGAACGGCACCCCCGTCCGGGTCAAGCTCAACGGCGTAGCGATCAAGTACTACGGCGCCACCGGCATCAAGAGCAGCACCGGCTGCTGA
- a CDS encoding carboxymuconolactone decarboxylase family protein: protein MSQTEARARVTVLTELPDVFTSLRGIDAELRETLDHTTYELIKLRASYVNGCAFCIDMHAFDAMKAGESQQRMFLVAAWHEARDHFTEAEQAVLTLTDEVTELDGGVSDEVYAAVARHYSDREIAALIAAIGLINFFNRVAISSGHQPAQRS, encoded by the coding sequence ATGTCCCAGACCGAAGCGCGCGCACGGGTCACGGTCCTCACTGAGCTGCCGGATGTCTTCACCAGCCTGCGCGGCATCGACGCCGAGCTGCGCGAAACGCTCGACCACACCACCTATGAGCTGATCAAGCTGCGGGCCTCGTACGTGAACGGGTGCGCGTTCTGCATCGACATGCACGCGTTCGACGCGATGAAGGCGGGCGAGAGCCAGCAGCGGATGTTCCTGGTGGCGGCCTGGCACGAGGCCCGCGACCACTTCACCGAGGCCGAGCAGGCGGTGCTGACGCTGACCGACGAGGTGACCGAGCTGGACGGCGGTGTCTCCGACGAGGTGTACGCGGCCGTCGCCCGGCACTACTCGGATCGCGAGATCGCGGCCCTCATCGCGGCGATCGGGCTGATCAACTTCTTCAACCGCGTCGCCATCTCCTCGGGGCACCAGCCGGCACAGCGCTCCTGA
- a CDS encoding metal-dependent hydrolase produces MTLESTSPGGPDLTARPATDAEPHAPAPAPAPAPADEPDHLVLHPRDVNFDWSDLDLHWIPAEPFATHVINVLHLLLPEGERWFVQVFKEAVPLIRDEKLREEVLGFIGQEAVHAEAHAGVLDHMDAHGLDPEPYVSQVAWMFRKLLGDRGLTGPRASAWLRSRLALIAGIEHMTAVLGQWVLDAKALDRAKADPTMLDLLRWHGAEEVEHRAVAFDLFVHLDGRYSKRALAMAVSTVTLGVLWVRGVRFLMANDPVLRGAVKPQKPRWRDMLRSGRVGITPSLWHLARSVPGYFRPGYHPSQHGSTSQAVAYLASSPAARAAEH; encoded by the coding sequence ATGACGCTCGAATCGACCTCACCCGGCGGTCCCGACCTCACCGCGCGGCCCGCCACGGACGCGGAGCCGCACGCGCCCGCCCCTGCTCCCGCTCCCGCTCCCGCCGACGAGCCGGACCACCTCGTCCTGCACCCCCGCGACGTGAACTTCGACTGGTCCGATCTGGACCTGCACTGGATCCCCGCCGAGCCGTTCGCCACGCACGTCATCAACGTGCTGCACCTGCTCCTGCCCGAAGGCGAGCGCTGGTTCGTCCAGGTCTTCAAGGAGGCGGTGCCGCTCATCCGCGACGAGAAACTGCGCGAGGAGGTGCTCGGCTTCATCGGTCAGGAGGCCGTCCACGCCGAGGCGCACGCCGGGGTGCTGGACCACATGGACGCCCACGGGCTCGATCCCGAGCCCTACGTCAGCCAGGTCGCCTGGATGTTCCGCAAACTGCTCGGCGACCGCGGCCTGACCGGCCCGCGCGCCTCGGCGTGGCTGCGGTCGCGGCTGGCCCTCATCGCCGGGATCGAGCACATGACGGCCGTTCTCGGCCAGTGGGTGCTCGACGCCAAGGCGCTGGACCGGGCGAAGGCCGACCCCACCATGCTCGACCTGCTGCGCTGGCACGGCGCTGAGGAGGTCGAGCACCGGGCCGTCGCGTTCGACCTGTTCGTGCACCTGGACGGCCGGTACAGCAAGCGGGCCCTCGCCATGGCCGTCTCCACGGTGACGCTGGGGGTGCTGTGGGTGCGCGGCGTGCGCTTCCTGATGGCCAACGACCCGGTGCTGCGGGGGGCGGTCAAGCCGCAGAAGCCGCGCTGGCGGGACATGCTGCGCAGCGGGCGGGTGGGGATCACCCCGAGCCTGTGGCACCTCGCGCGGTCGGTCCCGGGCTACTTCCGCCCCGGCTATCACCCCTCGCAGCACGGATCCACCAGCCAGGCGGTGGCCTATCTTGCCAGCTCACCGGCGGCCCGCGCCGCCGAGCACTGA